One Salinimonas marina DNA segment encodes these proteins:
- the flgB gene encoding flagellar basal body rod protein FlgB: MAINLDKLVSFHQNAVNIREDRMEVIAGNLANANTPGYKARDIDFKQAMSAAQSGQQSSSMVRTHDKHIGGSASTSPFDVQFRIPNQPDTGDGNTVEVQTERNAFLENGMRYQASIQFLDSKIKGMKKALSGGQA, from the coding sequence ATGGCCATCAATCTGGATAAACTGGTTAGCTTTCACCAAAACGCGGTAAATATACGCGAAGATCGTATGGAAGTGATCGCTGGCAACCTGGCGAATGCCAATACCCCGGGCTACAAAGCCAGAGATATCGATTTTAAGCAGGCAATGTCGGCGGCCCAGTCCGGGCAGCAGTCATCGTCGATGGTGCGAACCCATGACAAGCACATCGGCGGCAGTGCCAGCACCAGCCCGTTTGATGTCCAGTTTCGGATCCCTAACCAGCCAGATACTGGTGATGGTAACACGGTCGAAGTACAGACCGAGCGTAATGCATTTTTAGAAAATGGCATGCGCTACCAGGCCTCGATTCAGTTTCTGGATTCAAAAATTAAAGGCATGAAGAAAGCGTTAAGTGGAGGACAAGCCTGA
- a CDS encoding CheR family methyltransferase: MKVKEVSAPVYQRFSQFLEQQCGIVLGANKQYLVRSRLSPLLYQYEFDRIDDLIESIMLMTNRSMLQSAIDAMTTNETLWFRDGYPFELLKQKLLPALALKNKKIRIWSAACSSGQEPYSIAMSVLEYQRQKPGAFAQGVEIVATDLSSNMLSKCEAGVYDELSLARGLSAQRREQFFTPHDSGMLQLNLQVRRMVSFRSLNLLHSYAGLGRFDLIFCRNVLIYFAPEIKQRILQQIAAQLLPGGILFLGASESIGRATTLFSMEKCYPGLFYQLKP; encoded by the coding sequence TTGAAAGTTAAAGAGGTATCAGCGCCGGTCTATCAGCGCTTCAGCCAGTTTCTGGAACAACAATGCGGCATCGTATTAGGCGCTAACAAACAATACCTGGTGCGCAGCCGGCTTTCGCCCCTGCTGTACCAGTATGAGTTTGATCGCATTGATGATCTTATTGAGTCCATCATGCTGATGACCAACCGAAGCATGCTACAAAGCGCGATTGATGCGATGACCACCAATGAAACGCTATGGTTCAGGGATGGTTATCCGTTTGAGCTGCTTAAGCAAAAGCTATTGCCGGCGCTGGCGCTAAAGAACAAAAAAATCCGTATCTGGAGTGCGGCCTGCTCTTCCGGTCAGGAGCCTTACTCTATTGCCATGTCGGTGCTTGAATATCAACGACAGAAACCCGGCGCTTTTGCCCAGGGGGTCGAAATTGTGGCCACTGATTTGTCTTCAAACATGCTAAGTAAATGCGAAGCCGGCGTGTATGACGAACTGTCTCTGGCCCGCGGTTTATCTGCACAGCGTCGCGAACAGTTCTTTACGCCACACGATAGCGGCATGTTACAGCTTAATTTGCAGGTGCGCAGGATGGTGTCGTTTCGTTCGCTAAACCTGTTGCACAGCTATGCCGGGCTGGGCCGTTTTGATCTGATATTTTGCCGTAACGTGCTTATCTACTTTGCACCGGAGATCAAACAGCGCATCCTGCAACAAATTGCCGCCCAATTGCTGCCAGGCGGCATCCTTTTCCTCGGCGCGTCAGAATCCATTGGCCGCGCCACCACGCTTTTCTCCATGGAAAAGTGCTATCCGGGCCTGTTTTACCAGCTTAAACCCTGA
- a CDS encoding chemotaxis protein CheV, giving the protein MSGILDSVNQRTQLVGQNRLELLLFRLNGRQRFGINVFKVREVLQCPPLTSIPKLNSLVRGVAHIRGQTISVIDLSMATGGRKIEDLQSAFIVIAEYNRSVQGFLVGAVERIINTNWDAIMPPPQGTGRASYLTAVTEMDNELIEILDVEKILNEISPLNAEVSPEVASTLTARVNEEKIIFIADDSSVARSQVKKALTALGLEIELAKNGKEALTRLKEIAAETGDVTDKVGVLVSDIEMPEMDGYTLTAEIKNTPELQKLHVVLHTSLSGVFNQAMVKKVGADDFIAKFHPDELATAVQKWLVEAQ; this is encoded by the coding sequence ATGTCAGGTATTCTCGATTCGGTTAACCAGCGCACTCAGCTGGTAGGTCAAAACCGACTGGAATTGTTACTTTTTCGTCTAAACGGGCGCCAGCGATTTGGTATCAATGTGTTTAAAGTTCGGGAGGTTTTGCAATGCCCTCCGCTCACCTCAATTCCAAAACTAAACTCTTTGGTGCGGGGCGTGGCGCATATCCGGGGCCAAACCATTTCGGTCATTGATTTAAGCATGGCTACCGGTGGTCGCAAAATTGAAGATTTGCAGAGTGCGTTTATTGTTATTGCCGAATACAACCGGTCGGTCCAGGGATTTTTGGTAGGCGCGGTCGAGCGTATTATCAATACCAACTGGGACGCTATTATGCCGCCACCGCAGGGGACTGGCCGCGCCAGTTATCTGACAGCGGTGACGGAGATGGACAATGAGCTGATCGAGATTCTGGATGTTGAAAAGATCCTCAATGAAATTTCACCATTAAATGCCGAGGTCAGCCCAGAGGTAGCGTCTACGTTAACGGCCAGGGTCAATGAAGAAAAAATTATCTTTATTGCCGATGATTCTTCAGTGGCCCGCAGTCAGGTTAAAAAAGCATTGACGGCCTTGGGCCTGGAAATCGAGCTGGCCAAAAATGGTAAGGAAGCATTAACCCGGTTAAAAGAGATTGCGGCAGAGACCGGCGATGTTACCGATAAAGTCGGGGTATTGGTTTCTGATATAGAGATGCCGGAAATGGATGGCTATACCCTGACCGCGGAAATTAAGAATACGCCGGAGTTACAAAAGCTGCATGTGGTATTACATACCTCGCTAAGCGGGGTATTTAACCAGGCGATGGTGAAAAAAGTGGGTGCGGATGACTTTATCGCTAAATTTCACCCTGATGAACTTGCCACGGCCGTTCAAAAATGGCTGGTTGAAGCCCAGTAA
- the flgC gene encoding flagellar basal body rod protein FlgC encodes MSLFNVMNISGTGMEAENLRLNTTASNIANANTVSSSENDTYRARYPVFSAALQQATQEQSKGVGVEVKGVVESNTPLNVEYAPNNPMADAEGYIYKPNVNVVEEMANMLSASKAYETNVQVADTTKKLFRRVLQLGKGQ; translated from the coding sequence ATGAGCTTATTTAACGTCATGAATATTTCCGGTACCGGGATGGAAGCGGAAAATCTTCGCCTGAATACCACCGCCAGTAATATTGCCAACGCCAATACGGTGAGCAGCAGCGAAAACGATACCTATCGCGCGCGGTATCCGGTTTTTTCGGCGGCCTTACAACAAGCCACCCAGGAGCAGTCCAAAGGGGTTGGGGTTGAGGTAAAAGGGGTGGTGGAAAGTAACACACCGCTAAATGTGGAATATGCCCCCAATAACCCCATGGCCGATGCTGAGGGTTACATCTATAAGCCCAATGTTAATGTGGTGGAAGAGATGGCCAACATGTTGTCCGCCTCCAAAGCCTATGAGACCAATGTGCAGGTCGCCGATACCACCAAGAAGTTATTCCGGCGGGTATTGCAGCTTGGTAAAGGCCAGTAG
- the flgA gene encoding flagellar basal body P-ring formation chaperone FlgA, which yields MNSLFDIRRLIRHRALWLSCVGMLGLSTSLSPAAASNGNRLTASQASSASGQKDSNNHAVVQRGVKNYLQNQLKNKQSVNQITIDVADIDQRIQIVNCPAGFNYHADENSFSQAYISVRVSCNDNEWYLFANARILRTQPVVVTASMISPGTVLDIDNLRVAQVETNRLRHTAYHTTDALIGARMKRRVRQGQPIQANMLCFICKGDRITISAQIGGMRVRTSGIAQQDGVLGENIKVINASSQKLVIAEVASTDEVVVRL from the coding sequence ATGAACTCATTATTTGACATCAGGCGTTTAATTCGACACCGGGCATTATGGCTAAGCTGTGTCGGCATGCTGGGGTTAAGCACGTCGTTATCGCCGGCGGCCGCAAGTAACGGCAACCGCCTGACGGCTTCACAGGCAAGTTCCGCTTCTGGCCAGAAAGATAGCAACAATCATGCAGTTGTCCAGCGCGGGGTGAAAAACTACCTGCAAAACCAACTAAAGAATAAACAAAGTGTCAATCAAATCACTATTGATGTAGCTGATATCGACCAACGCATCCAAATCGTGAACTGTCCGGCGGGATTTAATTATCATGCCGATGAAAATAGCTTCAGCCAGGCCTATATCTCGGTGCGGGTAAGCTGCAACGACAACGAATGGTATCTGTTTGCTAATGCGCGCATTTTGCGCACCCAACCGGTAGTGGTGACCGCGTCTATGATAAGCCCGGGGACGGTGCTGGATATCGATAATTTACGTGTGGCCCAGGTCGAAACAAATCGGTTACGGCACACCGCCTATCACACCACCGATGCGTTGATTGGCGCCCGCATGAAACGCCGGGTTCGCCAGGGCCAGCCGATTCAGGCCAATATGCTATGCTTTATCTGTAAGGGCGATCGTATTACCATCAGTGCTCAGATAGGTGGTATGCGGGTTCGTACCTCTGGTATCGCGCAGCAGGATGGCGTGCTGGGCGAGAACATTAAAGTCATTAATGCCAGCTCTCAAAAGCTGGTCATTGCCGAGGTAGCCAGCACCGATGAAGTCGTAGTGAGACTTTAA